acTTTTCCTCTAGAATTTCATATCCAATAAgcattcaatcatcaaaaccaacaattACTAACTCTATAACATCCATTACTAGAtaaataaccataatcaaggctgaaaatgtaaaccctagctgCATACTCCAACATCTCATTCCAAACTAACAAATTTACCGTCATAAGGCAAGATTAAGAGCTTCTAActaaactttaacaagattaaatgcaagaaaaggataGGAAACCATAATACCTCACCAAagcttcttgcaagagagaatCACAACCTTTCCCTCCAAAGTTTCACCACACAAAGCTTCTTAAGAACTAAAGGgagagtttaatcggtttagattttggattttcactcaaatcaagctaaaaatcaagatggaaattgaatggtttcttccctcttttctctctcacccTCACGGCTGGAATGTGCAGAAATGGTGGCtgaaatgaagcttcaagaaggttaagaTGATAGGAATtcatttgggtcaaaattagACAAGCGTCACCTTTtgattggaagtcaatttttttcttttctctcttgtttttagtccaaaatttcggctacattaagaagatatttaggtctaattttggtcaattaataacaaggagattaatataataaagaaatgttcaagtggtgtactcactcggtaacaaacggtacacttcggttcacaccgtttttccttatttcgcacatactagggttttaacttataattcactaacttattattattacttcaaatcacacactttttattatctaaaactcactcttaatcaccaattcTAGTGCATACCCCGCACCGATTACTCACACTGctaaagacgtaaaaaccctagtttaccttaacgatgaaagtaaagggaaaacccttggttctatgattacttgtaactattgaggaagtgaatgagtagtaaagctattgtaaaataatggattccaaataaaaggaaatttttaagaaaatatgagggattttacaagtcctcacaatcacactaccaaaatgcacacaaaaacacacaccaaaaccctagtatgcacaaaaaccctaacttatgcccttcctttagaaaaatcataacttgagttataaatataaaaaattcgtacaacttggcttgttaaaaactagacttcaaatactaagaatctttcgaagacacctcaaagagatttagttcataagttggtccaaattgagccataagctactacaacattcctattgtAACTTGTGCAGGATAGAATTTTCAGCCAACTTtaccaattttctggaatttctagGGATTGAATCAAACTTTGAATTTGATACAGTAGGAatccctatgagtctagttttaaatacaacaaacggaactcaattccgactttcctgtacgaagttatagccaatttcccaaagctgcgcagagcctcctgcgaaaatttcaagattttctaacaacttgagaatatgaaacttttcttaacaaaattttcttccttggctcaaattcaaccattaaagcaaccaagaatcaaaggcaAGTGAGTTCATataagggttataaagacaagtGAATTTTCGGGGCCTCACACTTTCTCCCCCTTAAaataatttcgtcctcgaaattctaatCTTTGCTCGCACAAAACTTGATGCTATAGAACTTTCCTCCAACTCTCAGGTGACTTTCTCTTACTGATAGTACTACAACAAGTTTACCTAGAGAGAAAATCTTACCACGTAAAAGTTACGCTAATATGCTAGGGAAgtttaacaaggaaataaaTACTTATCAAGTCCTCACAGTCATAGGAGAAGGAAACAAATCTTCCGTGCAAATTTCTCGACGTACTCTACAACCTGGACACCCtctatagaaaccctagccaGACGATTGCTAGattcgtccatgataacacTCCGAGATCCAATCCCCTTGATCAGTCCAATGACTAGGTCAAATGTTAGAATCGTCCACACCTTAacctttgccatcaaaactcacctcaagtgcaatcaagatacagacccttattctagcgcTCTTCACTATTTggtacccaagtacaagaatccataataagacaattcacaactcgagccggccggtcccaagagtaaatccccatattagagattcctacctgacatacctaacTATTGTCCCCAAAGTACCACGATAAAGGTTTAAACCTAAAACGTTTCATGATCcgtaacttatgctcaaaagagtacTTAATCCTTTACACCCATTCACGAAATCAAgtccataacaccacttggcccaaactcactccgcgcagagaccacgcgaagtggctctgataccatttgtgacgaccctacctccccctagggcgtaccaaagggtttagcagatcgcctgcccaactctcgccaggactcactcactcgaaacTCGAGAAAATAACTTACATTCATAGCAAATAAGTAACACAAcaagttcaaacttaatatatacattgatgctcagatCCAGTTACAAGGCTTATACACGCCCAAATACATTAACGTGTTTACAATCCAAGaccaatcaaccctagtcgagtactagactactctgtacaagtctcacgcctcgctcgtaccccctgctaaggaaaacaaatggaattgggtaagttatatgcttagtgaataatcagggggctaaaaacgtaaaatcacatccaaataaacatgtaaaccaagatatttcatatcaatagacagaaatgtaacatcacaatggtaggatacgggtggcttcaaagccagttcaattccccgagcttgaatgcctgttgacactctgtcaaccaaaatactcGTGGTCCGTTGACTCCACTTACttttcccgttcaccttatcaatccccgctggccagtcaataGCACAGAGCAGCTCGAGCAAAATAAATCACTTAGCTTTAAACAaaactttaacaaagaacgaaatcccaagaTTAGCATagaactaacttcgaccaagctcCGGCTGGTTCGAATAGTCTGTCTACCCTTGGAATCGGGTTGGAACCAaaccctgagatatccaatctctcaatagatgatatccctcaacaaagtactcaccccaacagcacacagtacaaggggttcaactcaagtcatgtaatcaccccaacagcacacagcaaaagggtgatactcaacacaaGGTATGTATTCTTACAtattaaatcaaaacaaaggatgagcttagatcgagtgagataaagtacaccctcgcctaagtacccatttaacatatacaagtcACCTTGACAATttatcacataaataaacccaattactcactcaaaatagtTAGCACGTAAATCAAGGCACTTTATACGGGTCCACCAACTCCGTCCTGTTCGTCACTGCCTGtgacagaagattatactcaaccatcagtcaaacaaccatcacaaatggatataaggactaaaacggccaaaacggcaaaaacggccaagaaatgcatgtgcgcgtgcgcggaaatgaaaatggtatgaaaacgggttacacggttttgaccataactagcactgtggttatcggatcaagttgtactaggtagcgtctcgaaactaagacaaagggttacaactttcatgaagacaactcaatccGGTTTTCAAtggatctaggtcaaatttaccgattacagaaccaaaactCCAAAGACTGGTTTATACCTCTaatgaaaatttggcggcatgccccttgtgtttacctattttccagccatttatagcttcattatttttctcaaatcagccccaatgtcATACATAGGCAATGCTACCACAATAGCCCGtcaactaggctcaaaataatccaattacagCACAAGTCGTAATAAGGCAactggaaatcaagtttaaagacAAATAGTTCCGAAGTTAAGACAGAGAAatacaagtcttatgaagacataAACAACCAATTTGTGCGTTTTCAATATCAAAATGTGCAATCACCGAGAAGATAgaaaactgtccacaaaacagggcatttggcagtcaggggtatttctatcatttcacatgatatagTGCTccgattaagctgaaattttacaggtagatatataacatcattttatacaactttcatgttttcatcTAAGCCTAATTAGgtctctaacatggacgaattaaaTAGGTCAGAAGCTAAACAGGTTAGTttcaatttctggaatttgaacTTTTCCTCTAGAATTTCATATCCAATAAgcattcaatcatcaaaaccaacaattACTAACTCTATAACATCCATTACTAGAtaaataaccataatcaaggctgaaaatgtaaaccctagctgCATACTCCAACATCTCATTCCAAACTAACAAATTTACCGTCATAAGGCAAGATTAAGAGCTTCTAActaaactttaacaagattaaatgcaagaaaaggatgGGAAACCATAATACCTCACGAAagcttcttgcaagagagaatCACAACCTTTCCCTCCAAAGTTACACCACACAAAGCTTCTTAAGAACTAAAGGgagagtttaatcggtttagattttggattttcactcaaatcaagctaaaaatcaagatggaaattgaatggtttcttccctcttttctctctcacccTCACGGCTGGAATGTGCAGAAATGGTGGCtgaaatgaagcttcaagaagatTAAGATGATAGGAATtcatttgggtcaaaattagACAAGCGTCATCTTTtgattggaagtcaatttttttcttttctctcttgtttttagtccaaaatttcGGCTACATTAAGAAGATATTTAGGTCTCATTTTggtcaattaataacaaggagattaatgtaataaagaaatgttcaagtggtgtactcactcggtaacaaacggtacacttcggttcacaccgtttttccttatttcgcacatactagggttttaacttataattcactaacttattattattacttctaatcacacactttttcttatctaaaactcactcttaatcaccaattcTAGTGCATACCCCGCACCGATTACTCACACTGctaaagacgtaaaaaccctagtttaccttaacgatgaaagtaaagggaaaacccttggttctatgattacttgtaactattgaggaagtgaatgagtagtaaagctattgtaaaataatggattccaaataaaaggaaatttttaagaaaatatgagggattttacaagtcctcacaatcacactaccaaaatgcacaccaaaaccctagtatgcacaaaaaccctaacttatgcccttcctttagaaaaatcataacttgagttataaatataaaaaattcgtaaaacttggcttgttaaaaactagacttcaaatactaagaatctttggaagacacctcaaagagattttgttcataagttggtccaaattgagccataagctactacaacattcctattgtAACTTGTGCAGGATGGAATTTTCAGccaattttaccaattttctggaatttctagggattgaatcaaactctgaatttgATACAGTAGGaagccctatgagtctagttttaaatacaacaaacagaacacaattccgactttcctgtacgaagttatagccaatttcccaaaactgcgcagatactcctgcgaaaatttcaagattttctaacaacttgagaatatgaaacttttcttaacaaaattcatttccttggctcaaattcaaccattaaagcaaccaagaatcataggcaagtgagttcacataagggttataaagacaagtgaattttcggggtctcacaactCGTATCCCACAAGCCCGAATCTAGACAACATAACAAAGTTTGATAAATTGAggaaaaattgaaaccctaTAACCCTCTATGATATGAACTAAGATGAAATCTCAACCCATAACAACCGATAGATAGAACTTTAGTTATATGATAGAAAGCACGACAAATAAGTGTGGTTCTTGTTTGATAAGCCAAACAAATACTTAGAACAAATTCTAAGATACTCAAAGGTTGCTTCAAGGAAGTTTAGAGAAAACTCTCTCtcaatttctggaaaattctaCTGGTGTTATTAACGCAAGACAAAAGGTCCTTATATAGATGTTTACAAGACCAAAACCGAATGAATCTTGGAAAAACACTAGGCAGCCTTTTATTTCCTTACTGCTAGCTGTTTCTGCAAATCCTACTAATATTAGGATTTGTGACAAATTAACTCTTAGTAATGCACTTAAGAAACAACTAAACATTAACTAACACTACTCGGACACACTCGCTCAGCATGAACTAATCACACGAACtaaaaaaactaactaataaacaaGCTAAAATAATTCGaacaaaccctaacttatgtTAAGCTCACGGATCTCACTAAGAAACTCGATCATGGATCTTCGTTGATTGGTAGGGCATTCATGAGCTTGCATTCATGAGCTTGGATCAATCTGATATTAGCTAGTGTTTAACTAAGGTTCCAATGACCAGCTTGTCTTCAAACTTCATCCGGCAATCTTTCCTTAACTTTCTTCCATTTGAATAGCTTAAGTATGAAGGCGTTGTCGCATGAGCAATCCAACTTCAACTTGACACGAACAAGAGAAATAATCTCTAAACTTGGACTTGAACCTTGGATTGCATCATGTTTTAAAGCATTTTTGTATAAAAGAAAATGCTTGAGTTCTCTAAAAGGGAGGTTAATACTGATCCTATGATGAACTAcatggagaagaagaaaaacaacaacaatAGTCTTGTTGGAAGGtccaaggaaaaggaaatttgCTAGATACAAATACTAGTTCAAGAGACAATGAGTAGCTAATATTGTCAAAAAATAGTGCATCTGTTGAGCAAGATTATGTCATATTTAACATGGTTATTAAATgaatcttctttttcttgtgACATGGCAGTTTGTGACATGTGAATACAGGTCATGATATTTTATGTCAAAAGTCAGTCTAAGAAAAGAACTGTTCAAATGTGGCAATAGAAATTTTATTACCTTGATGATAATTATTCAATATTTATGCATGTCTATGTAAGGCAATTGTCAAAATAATAGCATGAGAAATATGTATTTGTATTACTCTCAAGTGAATTTAGGTACTACAAATGCTAGTAGTTACATTTGTTCTAAATTCAGTCAAGAGTATGTTGAGATCATAAGATACTAATTGTTGAAATCAAAATCTTGGCTACTGCAAGTGTAAAAAGGcaaagtggtttagggtttgtGGCCACACCCTACACCTTTGatctatttatttataatttgtAACTACTATATCTAGAGTCTTGAATAAGGTGTAATGGTAAATCTAGACATGTTAAATCTAAGACTTAAGTGACttagaaaaattttattaaaagaaTGACGTTGTGTTTGTTATATATGAAAACTACAACAATTAAGGATATTTGTTGATTAAGTCCTTGTCAAGGGACTTGGTGAATTTAACATCATTGGGTATGGGGTTTAAAACCTTAATCTAAAATCACTAGCAATGAAAATCCTACCTTTATTTTAGCACTACCATTAAATGAAAAGGTTTAAGGGGTAACAACAAGTTACTAAATGGTTATAAACACTAAATTTCTGTTCAAGTTATTGtgaaatttagaaatttttgataattttttttatttgtttctttggaaagaaaaaatgacaacaaaatatttttttcctttaaatttaataaaaaccaaaaaaagggagagagggAGACCTGGAGGATGAATTTTAGGAAAACGTTTAAGAGATCCATGGAATAACTCTTCGCATTCCTACTTCATGTACGTTTTCCACTATCTTGCTGGAATGAATTCGTGTATGTTTGTCACTATGTTGCTGGGATGAGACAATGCAATGGAAGAAAAATTCAAGGATATATAATTTTTCCCTTCCTTCAGACAACTCATTACTTGCATCAGTAAGCCAATGCATCTAAGTTCCCTACTCCTGCGAATCAAATGGTTAACTCGTCAACAACATCCCAGGCAATTCCTTCATGGAACTAGGGATCTACAAGTCAAAAGCTAGCAACAATTAACAATAACACAGAAGTGTCAACTAGTGCAGTGAAATTATAGTTAATGGACATAACCCACATAGCTCACATTTAGCAGAACACACGACACAAATACAGAACCACAAGAAGGGATTCTAGAAACCATGGCCAGAAAACACAATAAGCAACAGAGCACAAGCCGAAAGGATGTAGTGGAGCTTCACCTTCAAGATCCATTAACCCACACCACATTATTCTACGCAGGGAAAACACATGTTAAAGAGATCAGCAACAGAATAGGATGACAGTAGTGATACTTCTGGAGCTTCGACTTTCTGTTAATTGGGAAGTCTATATGATAACAATGTCTGAACACGGTAtatttaataccaaaaaaaactGAATCAAATTGCCCCAACAGCATTAGAAAATAAATCCACAACAATAGTTGCATTCAACTCTAAGTTTGGCCAATGATTTAGAGCAAACAATATGGAGGGTGAAGTAAGCTTCTTCATCAAAATCCATTTCTACCTCATTAAACGCAAAATACATCAGCAAAGAAATCTAATTAAAATTTTACGGAGTGATTCGTACAACAAGCCAAAAATTATTGAAAATAAAATCCATAATTAGGAAAGAGACAGAAAAATAAACTTTCATTGATTGAAATTGAAACAACTGAATACACCACCATCATAGATTACCCATCCAAATTTACACGCCTAACCCTACCATCCCTACCCAAACTAGCAACAAACCCTAAAACACAATATCATTAAAAATTTTGGTAGTACTTCTAAACCCTAAGCCCTCTCACCCCTAATCCTCCTAGCAAGCTGGATATCCTTGGGCATAATTGTGACCCTCTTGGCGTGAATGGCGCACAGATTTGTGTCCTCAAACAGTTCAACAAGGTACGCCTCCGCAGCCTCCTGCAACGCTGCCACAGCACTGCTCTGGAAACTGAGATCAGTCTTGAAATCCTGAGCAATTTCCCTCACCAGCCTCTGAAATGGGAGCTTGCGGATCAACAGCTCGGTACTCTTCTGGCACTTCCTGATTTCTCTCAGCGCCACCGTTCCTGGACGGAAACAATGGGGTTTCTTCACTCCTCCAGTTGCCGGAGCTGATTTCCTTGCCGCCTTGGTGGCTAGCTGCTTCCTTGGGGCCTTTCCTCCGGTGGACTTCCTAGCAGTCTGCTTGGTACGCGCCATTGATGCGAGTGGAAAACAGATAGAAATTAGTTACCCGTGAGTGTGTGCGTAGATCTGGAAGAAGACAAATGAGATTAGTGTTGTGAAAATGAGGACCGGGTTTGGGAGCTTTATATGGTGGCGGAGACTGGAGAGGGAGACTAGCGAATTTTTTTGGCGGTgggttttgaaatttttggaaatgaaatgggaaaatatGGACCGTTAGATTGGAATTGAAATGAACTGTGAGATTTGAAGAGAATGTTAGGTAATAGATAGCGATCCGAGTGAAGTACCAAGCAACAAATAACGAGTCAACACGTCATCCATTATTCTGGCTTGCTTTTTGGTCTTTGGTCTTGGGTTCTCCGGGTGGTGAGTTCAggagaacttttttttttttttttttttgaatttagaACTTAgttcaatttgccctttttgttagaaaattggaCGTAATCATATGTTTCTCTGGAAATTCCAAGTGGCCCGTTTGGCAAGGGCTCATtcggcaaatgaatttttttttatatatttatcataaaatttgaaaaaaaaaatttaagatgtaaaacttttttcttttttttttcattttctttcattttccttttttttcctctcctctTCTTTTCCCTCACTTCACTATTGATCTTACTCCCTTCCTATCGTCAGTTGCCGGCAATTACTTGCCGCCAACATTAAAACCTCTGCTAGTAATTGACGTCAG
This portion of the Coffea arabica cultivar ET-39 chromosome 2e, Coffea Arabica ET-39 HiFi, whole genome shotgun sequence genome encodes:
- the LOC113729535 gene encoding histone H3.2-like; this translates as MARTKQTARKSTGGKAPRKQLATKAARKSAPATGGVKKPHCFRPGTVALREIRKCQKSTELLIRKLPFQRLVREIAQDFKTDLSFQSSAVAALQEAAEAYLVELFEDTNLCAIHAKRVTIMPKDIQLARRIRGERA